CTGCTGACGCTGTTCTTCTCGCTGAATCTCGGCTGGCTGCCGGTCTCCGGTCGTTTTGATCTGCTGTATGAAGTGAAAAATGTCACCGGCTTTGCGCTGATCGACGCCTGGCTTAGCGACTCGCCGTGGCGTCATGAAATGCTGGTCAGCGCCATCACCCATATGATCCTGCCGGTAACCGCGCTGGCGGTCGCGCCCACCACTGAAGTGATTCGTCTGTTGCGCATCAGCACCAGTGACGTGATCGACAAAAACTACATCAAGGCCGCCGCCACCCGTGGGTTATCCCGTTTTACCGTGATACGCCGCCATGTGCTGCATAACGCGCTGCCACCAGTGATCCCGCGTCTCGGTTTGCAGTTCGCCACCATGATGACGCTGGCGATGATTACCGAAATGGTGTTCAGCTGGCCAGGCCTTGGCCGCTGGTTAATTAACGCCATCCGCCAGCAGGATTACGCGGCGATTTCCGCCGGAGTCATGGTGGTGGGCGCGCTGGTGATCACCGTTAACGTCCTGTCCGATATTCTGGGCGCCATCACCAATCCGCTGAAGCATAAGGAGTGGTATGCCCTGCGCTAGGAAGATAATGAAACAGGGCATTGTGCTGCAAACGGGCAATACAGACATCACAGGTTAAGGACGGATTTGACTCAGCTCATCTTCCGTCAGCCCGGTCATTTTCATAATATTGCCGGGTTCCAGACCTTCAGAAAGCATTTTACGGGCAACCTCCATAATTCCCTCAAGCCGTCCCTTTTCAAGGCCTTCCATGCGACCTTCCTTGCGACCTTTCT
This is a stretch of genomic DNA from Winslowiella toletana. It encodes these proteins:
- the sapB gene encoding putrescine export ABC transporter permease SapB; the encoded protein is MIIYTLRRLVLLITTLFMLTLVGFSLSYFTPNAPLQGASLLDAWLFWFKGILHLDFGVSSINGQSINLQLREVFPATMELCLMAFSLALLVGIPLGIIAGVMRNKWQDKVISALALLGFSMPVFWLALLLTLFFSLNLGWLPVSGRFDLLYEVKNVTGFALIDAWLSDSPWRHEMLVSAITHMILPVTALAVAPTTEVIRLLRISTSDVIDKNYIKAAATRGLSRFTVIRRHVLHNALPPVIPRLGLQFATMMTLAMITEMVFSWPGLGRWLINAIRQQDYAAISAGVMVVGALVITVNVLSDILGAITNPLKHKEWYALR